The proteins below come from a single Hyphomicrobium denitrificans ATCC 51888 genomic window:
- a CDS encoding ATP-binding protein, producing the protein MGVEGGPLKKASFAPSLAPDKLSEAFEHSITWEDDLWRADPVDVPEIHAKARQKFNDLLTTITSGRGYHTPERILLFHGQSGAGKTHLLRALRTDSHRTGQSYFGYAQMTPDVQNYADFYLRRLVHSLEKPYDPDRFGESALSRLTNHMVLDSEVISSADLEKLRDATLDDKQLARLILRLADQIVACDKFQTRELDINIVRALLYLQRRDPRIDQRIRQYLNGRQLTAIAHEAVSALDPNDGEDRAFEIIAALGALVWTVDRAALVFCIDQVEDLRFFDNAEDRFQRAVRDLIQIANRSTNAIIIISCLEDFYGQVRSLVAQSYVDRIEKSGPVLLRESRTPEEARLIISKRLAHHSETHGGGLSFPDASQFFGPQFFEEFGGLSTRRLLEHAQSRLREATSTEGDEREAEENRPSFISTLAQALGAAVGFGSADEETPTISAVQFREMWERFANESEAEMPADDQELVDILSSALSLARDEWGKAIEVTVKRLELGDDLPAFDLTVRHRTGFANDVRVFLCNRPTQGGGLKRQLDKVLTAMQGKPCFMLRASDFPPNKKNQTAQAFRKFRDGGGRQLLVPIPEWERMMTVREFTAHHRTDPGMTQWLEGTKPLSSLISIIHLLRLDLLGRPVPRLVAKEMDDPQSSLDGFDTLSAEQARASHPGDGEPGLPANDDDLPMSVILDENGSYGASILAGGEKNNRNRPVTLNKSVLKRHAAFLGGSGSGKTTLALSLIEQLLLRGIPAVLIDRKGDLASYANPDVWRANDNEASDRRAEREKLADAIDVAVYTPGRASGRPISITLLPNGINELPEHEQQLLANLSAAALGEMLHLKNSATHQKQSGVLAVALRVLGSLSTSEVTLADLIRLLEDEHPELTDQTQRMDPSGKLRRDLVAQLDSLRLRNAALFEGGGESLRMESLLGLGRYQRPNRTRLSVIYTGFLGDNENILFWVSQFLSEALRFCQRNPNDELQAVVMFDEADLYIPANSKPATAEPLQSLLKRARSAGLGMMLATQSPGDLDYKSRDQITSWFIGRVREDTALRKLKAAFQSESGLDPASALPGQTVGEFHLVQEGLVRPMKAQRSLIAAEQVPFDRIEQLAAETRGIDERQLRLFDLR; encoded by the coding sequence ATGGGCGTTGAAGGCGGTCCACTCAAAAAGGCGTCGTTTGCTCCCTCGCTCGCTCCTGACAAGCTGAGCGAGGCGTTCGAGCATTCGATTACCTGGGAGGATGATCTCTGGCGGGCCGATCCGGTCGACGTGCCGGAAATCCACGCCAAGGCGCGCCAGAAATTCAACGATCTGCTGACGACGATCACATCGGGACGCGGCTATCACACGCCGGAGCGCATCCTGCTGTTTCACGGCCAGTCCGGCGCCGGAAAAACGCACCTTCTGCGCGCGCTCCGAACCGATTCCCATCGCACCGGGCAGAGCTACTTCGGCTACGCGCAGATGACGCCGGATGTGCAGAACTACGCCGACTTCTATCTGCGCCGCCTCGTCCACTCGCTCGAAAAACCCTACGACCCTGATCGCTTCGGCGAGTCCGCGCTGTCGCGGCTGACGAACCACATGGTTCTCGATTCCGAGGTCATTTCCTCGGCCGATCTCGAAAAGCTGCGCGACGCGACGCTCGACGACAAGCAGCTGGCACGCCTGATCCTGCGTCTCGCCGACCAGATCGTCGCCTGCGACAAATTCCAGACGCGCGAACTCGACATCAATATCGTGCGCGCACTTCTCTATCTCCAGCGCCGCGACCCGCGCATCGATCAGCGCATCCGCCAGTATCTCAACGGCCGCCAGCTGACTGCGATCGCGCACGAAGCCGTCAGTGCGCTCGATCCGAACGATGGCGAAGACCGCGCCTTCGAAATCATTGCCGCCCTCGGCGCACTCGTCTGGACGGTCGATCGCGCCGCGCTCGTCTTCTGCATCGATCAGGTCGAAGATCTGCGCTTCTTCGACAATGCCGAAGATCGTTTCCAGCGCGCAGTGCGCGATCTCATTCAGATCGCCAATCGCTCGACCAATGCGATCATCATCATCTCGTGCCTGGAAGATTTCTACGGCCAGGTGCGCAGCCTCGTCGCGCAGTCCTATGTCGACCGCATCGAAAAATCCGGCCCCGTGCTTCTGCGCGAAAGCCGGACACCGGAAGAAGCGCGTCTCATCATCTCGAAACGTCTAGCGCATCATTCGGAAACACATGGCGGTGGACTGAGCTTCCCCGACGCCTCACAGTTCTTCGGACCGCAGTTCTTCGAGGAATTCGGCGGGCTATCGACGCGCCGTCTTCTGGAGCACGCACAATCTCGTCTCAGAGAGGCAACCTCCACCGAGGGCGACGAACGCGAGGCCGAGGAAAATCGTCCGTCCTTCATCTCGACGCTCGCACAGGCACTTGGCGCGGCGGTCGGGTTCGGCTCGGCTGACGAAGAAACGCCAACGATCTCCGCCGTACAGTTCCGCGAAATGTGGGAACGCTTCGCCAATGAGAGCGAAGCCGAAATGCCCGCCGACGATCAGGAGCTGGTCGATATTCTTTCATCCGCGCTGTCACTTGCGCGCGACGAATGGGGCAAGGCGATCGAAGTCACCGTCAAGCGCCTTGAGCTTGGCGACGATCTCCCGGCCTTCGATCTGACGGTCCGCCATCGGACCGGCTTCGCCAACGACGTGCGCGTCTTCCTGTGCAACCGCCCGACCCAGGGCGGCGGCCTGAAGCGTCAGCTCGACAAGGTGCTGACGGCGATGCAGGGCAAGCCCTGCTTCATGCTGCGCGCCAGCGACTTCCCGCCGAACAAGAAGAACCAGACGGCTCAGGCTTTCCGCAAATTTCGCGACGGCGGCGGCCGCCAGCTGCTCGTGCCGATCCCCGAATGGGAACGCATGATGACGGTGCGCGAATTCACCGCCCATCACCGCACCGATCCTGGCATGACGCAGTGGCTCGAAGGCACGAAGCCGCTGTCGAGCCTGATCTCGATCATCCATCTTCTGCGCCTCGATCTTCTGGGCCGCCCTGTGCCGCGCCTCGTCGCCAAGGAAATGGACGACCCGCAGTCGTCGCTCGACGGCTTCGATACGCTGTCGGCCGAACAGGCGCGCGCGTCGCATCCGGGCGACGGCGAACCGGGCCTGCCCGCGAACGACGACGATCTGCCGATGTCGGTCATCCTCGACGAGAACGGCAGCTACGGCGCCAGCATTCTTGCCGGCGGCGAGAAGAACAACCGTAACCGTCCCGTCACGTTGAACAAGAGCGTTCTGAAACGTCACGCGGCGTTCTTGGGCGGCTCGGGCTCCGGTAAGACGACGCTCGCGCTGTCGCTGATCGAGCAGCTTCTTCTGCGCGGCATCCCGGCGGTCCTGATCGACCGCAAGGGCGACCTCGCGAGCTACGCCAACCCTGACGTCTGGCGCGCCAACGACAACGAAGCCTCCGACCGTCGCGCCGAACGCGAAAAGCTCGCCGACGCCATCGACGTCGCCGTCTACACGCCGGGCCGCGCCTCCGGCCGCCCGATCTCGATCACGCTGCTGCCGAACGGCATCAACGAGCTGCCCGAGCACGAACAGCAGTTGCTGGCGAACCTGTCGGCTGCCGCACTCGGCGAAATGCTGCATCTGAAGAACTCCGCGACGCATCAGAAGCAGTCCGGCGTTCTGGCTGTCGCATTGCGCGTGCTGGGCTCGCTGTCGACCAGCGAAGTCACGCTCGCGGACTTGATCCGTCTTCTGGAAGACGAGCATCCCGAGCTGACCGATCAGACGCAGCGCATGGACCCGTCGGGCAAGCTCCGTCGCGATCTCGTCGCGCAGCTTGACTCGCTGCGCCTGCGCAACGCCGCCCTGTTCGAAGGCGGCGGCGAAAGCCTGCGCATGGAAAGCCTGCTCGGACTTGGCCGCTACCAGCGCCCGAACCGTACGCGCCTGTCGGTCATCTACACCGGCTTCCTCGGCGACAACGAAAACATCCTCTTCTGGGTCTCGCAATTCCTCTCCGAGGCGCTGCGCTTCTGCCAGCGCAACCCGAACGACGAGTTGCAGGCCGTCGTCATGTTCGACGAAGCCGACCTCTATATTCCGGCGAACTCTAAGCCCGCGACCGCCGAGCCTCTCCAGAGCCTCTTGAAGCGCGCCCGCTCCGCCGGTCTCGGCATGATGCTCGCGACCCAGTCGCCGGGCGACCTCGATTACAAGAGCCGCGATCAGATCACGAGCTGGTTCATCGGCCGCGTGCGCGAGGACACGGCCCTCCGGAAGCTCAAGGCCGCGTTCCAATCGGAATCGGGCCTCGACCCGGCCTCGGCGCTGCCCGGCCAGACGGTCGGCGAATTCCATCTGGTCCAGGAAGGTCTGGTACGGCCGATGAAGGCCCAGCGTTCGCTGATTGCCGCCGAGCAGGTGCCGTTCGATCGCATCGAGCAATTGGCTGCCGAAACCCGCGGAATTGACGAGCGCCAACTCCGGCTATTTGATCTTCGTTAA
- a CDS encoding transglycosylase domain-containing protein, protein MLSILRLLTALSDICLRLPRQIVRRLMSAVAFNPKLGPIRHVFTAATLYVLFALVLVYIAAPIRGYVGDLTLHEKLGYDAERWLATAIYDPKGNFVGTFDPRLDSLRDVNYTDSDIELGNYVASPDHKSIPVRDVPEQYWRCLTYHEDRYLGGALNPFGIDLVGVLKIPVTTITHSIAARRPMLGVGGSTLPMQFARVIYKTPPHAGEGGITKLRRKLGEWWLAPVIYRELTRNGDDTLLKQWAANHIWLAQRTGGQPLHGVEVTSQVVFGKEAKDLSTAEQFVLASAVNKPIILLQGNDRLNAVRLDRWRYITEVRARTCAEKLITDEAEQRKVVFELMALAGGPPDPKVKPKLEAALERFVPDQVKRAEANPMIRANLLLPAARFGIREEMKQSYGFGWRDYVRGVTTTFDIGENLTFREKLDAKLTALNTEWASRINAAFTLDPKKVTADKTLPNVIVVAADAEGRIVRYYETGETAAYFGSLPARRSSDGVYDPAFESRQVASTGKMLLAIALANQGRDTGESPYSDPAAPAQGLDTCARGTSQQNRKAIVAFACSLNAPLINRGAALGQAPIRRLIDGFGFTMPPAASTGGTPPSTAVVLGQIAGAPRRVHFMSSVVLASLIGRGDRPMRPPTMIKTYDYTQKGQNGGGIAAEARPAVIPKSLIRPRGTGLIRTLLEAPLCYETGGKFYGTLKSIAKWCARRRGDLRLHFAKTGTSVTLDPNATVDAWASGGLQFANGAAYSYVVLVGTGNASQPWAHDLHAAQVAAPLLEVLLGDLADHAKANPRRDLLPPPRVKSAPRISKAAPPSASSKVFASKALQRSPSDEQLRTLTSN, encoded by the coding sequence ATGCTATCCATTCTTCGCCTTTTGACGGCGCTCAGCGATATTTGTCTGAGGCTTCCGCGCCAGATCGTGCGCCGCCTGATGTCGGCGGTCGCCTTCAATCCGAAGCTCGGACCGATCCGCCACGTTTTCACGGCCGCGACGCTCTATGTCCTTTTCGCGCTGGTGCTCGTCTACATTGCGGCCCCGATCCGCGGCTACGTCGGCGATCTCACGCTGCACGAAAAGCTCGGCTATGACGCCGAGCGCTGGCTCGCGACCGCCATCTACGATCCCAAAGGCAACTTCGTCGGCACCTTCGACCCCCGCCTCGATAGCCTGCGCGACGTCAACTACACCGACAGCGACATCGAGCTCGGCAATTACGTTGCGAGTCCCGATCACAAATCCATTCCCGTACGCGACGTCCCCGAGCAGTACTGGCGATGTCTGACGTATCACGAAGACCGATACCTCGGCGGCGCGCTCAACCCGTTCGGCATCGATCTTGTCGGCGTTTTGAAGATCCCGGTCACGACGATCACGCATTCCATCGCAGCGCGGCGTCCGATGCTGGGCGTCGGCGGATCGACGCTGCCGATGCAGTTCGCACGCGTCATCTATAAAACGCCGCCCCACGCAGGCGAGGGCGGCATCACCAAACTCCGCCGCAAGCTCGGCGAATGGTGGCTCGCGCCCGTCATCTATCGCGAACTCACGCGCAACGGCGACGATACGCTGCTGAAACAATGGGCCGCGAACCACATCTGGCTGGCGCAACGAACAGGCGGCCAGCCGCTGCACGGCGTCGAAGTCACCAGTCAGGTCGTCTTCGGCAAGGAAGCGAAAGACCTTTCAACCGCCGAGCAGTTCGTGCTCGCGTCCGCCGTCAACAAGCCGATCATTCTGCTCCAAGGCAACGACCGCCTGAATGCCGTGCGCCTCGACCGCTGGCGCTACATCACCGAAGTCCGCGCCCGCACCTGCGCCGAAAAGCTCATCACCGACGAAGCCGAGCAGCGCAAAGTCGTCTTCGAGCTGATGGCGCTCGCAGGCGGCCCCCCCGATCCGAAAGTGAAGCCGAAGCTCGAGGCGGCGCTCGAACGCTTCGTCCCCGACCAGGTGAAACGCGCCGAAGCCAACCCGATGATCCGCGCAAACCTGCTGCTCCCCGCAGCCCGCTTCGGCATCCGCGAGGAGATGAAGCAGAGCTACGGCTTCGGCTGGCGTGATTACGTGCGCGGCGTCACGACGACGTTCGACATCGGCGAGAACCTCACATTTCGCGAAAAGCTCGACGCCAAGCTAACGGCGCTCAACACCGAATGGGCATCGCGCATCAACGCCGCGTTCACGCTCGATCCGAAGAAGGTCACCGCCGACAAGACGTTGCCGAATGTGATCGTCGTGGCGGCCGACGCCGAGGGCCGCATCGTGCGCTATTACGAGACTGGCGAGACCGCTGCTTACTTCGGTTCGCTGCCCGCGCGCCGCTCGTCCGATGGCGTCTACGATCCCGCTTTCGAAAGCCGCCAGGTCGCCTCGACCGGAAAAATGCTGCTCGCCATCGCGCTCGCCAACCAGGGCCGCGATACGGGCGAAAGCCCCTACTCCGATCCGGCCGCTCCCGCGCAAGGCCTCGACACCTGCGCCAGAGGCACGAGCCAGCAGAACCGAAAGGCGATCGTCGCGTTCGCCTGCTCGCTCAACGCGCCGCTGATCAATCGCGGTGCGGCGCTCGGACAAGCACCGATCCGGCGGCTGATCGATGGCTTCGGCTTCACGATGCCGCCCGCTGCCTCAACGGGCGGAACGCCGCCGTCGACTGCCGTCGTCCTCGGCCAGATCGCCGGTGCCCCGCGCCGCGTGCATTTCATGTCGAGCGTGGTGCTGGCTTCCTTGATCGGCAGGGGCGACCGGCCGATGCGCCCGCCGACGATGATCAAGACCTACGACTACACTCAGAAAGGCCAGAACGGCGGGGGCATCGCGGCCGAAGCACGCCCGGCCGTCATTCCAAAGTCTTTAATCCGGCCGCGCGGAACAGGACTGATCCGGACGCTGCTCGAAGCCCCGCTCTGCTACGAGACCGGTGGCAAGTTCTACGGCACGCTGAAAAGCATCGCGAAATGGTGCGCCCGGCGGCGCGGCGACTTGCGCCTGCATTTCGCCAAGACCGGAACCTCCGTCACGCTCGATCCGAACGCGACGGTCGACGCCTGGGCATCGGGCGGCCTGCAGTTCGCGAACGGCGCCGCCTACTCCTATGTCGTCCTCGTCGGCACCGGGAATGCGTCGCAGCCTTGGGCGCACGATCTGCACGCCGCCCAGGTCGCCGCGCCTTTGCTCGAAGTCCTGCTCGGCGACCTTGCCGATCACGCGAAGGCGAACCCGCGACGCGATCTGCTGCCGCCGCCGCGAGTCAAATCCGCGCCGCGCATTTCGAAGGCAGCGCCACCATCCGCAAGCTCGAAAGTATTTGCCAGCAAAGCGCTCCAACGCTCGCCGTCCGACGAACAGCTTCGCACGCTGACGTCGAACTGA